The proteins below come from a single Dioscorea cayenensis subsp. rotundata cultivar TDr96_F1 unplaced genomic scaffold, TDr96_F1_v2_PseudoChromosome.rev07_lg8_w22 25.fasta BLBR01001403.1, whole genome shotgun sequence genomic window:
- the LOC120256351 gene encoding potassium channel KAT3-like isoform X1, translated as MITRMLSCMESCLKQFSNDESQTERGSYSSTDLLPSLGETINKSVQLRKYIVSPYDPRYRAWEMFLILLVVYSAWVCPFEFAFLKYMPNALFLVDNIIDGFFAIDIVLTFFVAYLDHKSYLLVDNPKRIAARYLSTWFLFDICSTVPFQPISLLFGNNGNGIGFKLLNMLRLWRLCRVGKLFASLEKDIRFNYFWARCTKLVLVTLFTVHCAGCFNYLIADRHPDPKRTWIGAVMPDFREESLWNRYVTAMYWSITTLTTTGYGDLHAENTREMLFDISYMLFNLGLTAYLIGNMTNLVVHGTSRTRKFRERIQDASEFAARNQLPRLIEDQMLSHLCLSFKTEELKQQETLNDLPKGIRSSITHYLFFPVVEKAYLFHGVSFNFIFQLSKQVTEMQAEYYPPKEDVVCQNEAPADLYIVVTGAVHMIACIDGREHVYGRAGSGEVFGEIGVLCRRPQPFTFRTTELSQILSLNRDVLTNIIRENKEDGAILMNNFLQKLRLHGSSIPGVQHNDSGLDLEVWLKGNESLPTSCEDYHLLQKQATHPINEGTLPNEIVEYHDHNTVNEFLSFELETNSTYTSGHRVIHPNANEHLYKKEGNQCICELMSSQENRMGLQKDHLAEYIGMSAMINERNSQMLDCRECWQLSKHQKFPEKMPISIPGQKKGNYTVQGNPMKRAQKRVTIHIHSARANKREHFGKVINLPCSLEELFIIGGQKFRGHHPTKVVNQENAEIDDISVVRDDDHLFLLEL; from the exons ATGATCACAAGGATGCTCTCCTGTATGGAATCCTGCTTGAAACAGTTCTCCAATGATGAATCTCAAACGGAAAGAGGAAGCTATAGCTCCACTGATCTACTGCCATCCCtgggagaaacaatcaataAATCCGTTCAGCTTCGGAAGTATATTGTTTCACCATATGATCCTCGTTACAG agCTTGGGAAATGTTCTTGATACTCCTGGTTGTTTACTCAGCTTGGGTCTGCccatttgaatttgcatttcTCAAATACATGCCCAATGCATTATTTCTGGTGGATAATATTATTGATGGCTTCTTTGCAATTGATATTGTTCTCACATTCTTTGTGGCTTATCTTGACCACAAGTCTTATCTTCTAGTTGATAATCCAAAGAGAATTGCAGCCAG GTACTTATCCACATGGTTCCTATTTGACATATGTTCAACAGTGCCATTTCAACCAATAAGCCTATTGTTTGGTAATAATGGCAATGGCATTGGTTTCAAACTCCTCAACATGCTTCGTCTCTGGCGCCTCTGCAGGGTTGGCAAACTATTTGCCAG TTTGGAAAAGGATATTCGCTTCAACTATTTCTGGGCACGGTGCACGAAACTTGTCCTG GTAACCCTCTTTACAGTTCATTGTGCGGGATGCTTTAACTATCTGATTGCCGACAGACACCCTGATCCAAAGAGAACCTGGATCGGTGCTGTGATGCCAGACTTCAGGGAAGAAAGTTTGTGGAACAGATATGTAACAGCAATGTACTGGTCCATTACAACACTAACAACAACTGGTTATGGCGATTTACATGCTGAGAACACAAGAGAAATGCTATTTGATATTTCTTATATGTTGTTCAATTTGGGACTGACAGCTTACCTCATTGGGAACATGACAAACCTTGTTGTCCATGGAACAAGTCGGACAAGAAAATTT AGAGAAAGAATCCAGGATGCCTCTGAGTTTGCTGCACGAAATCAGTTGCCCAGGCTCATTGAGGATCAAATGCTATCCCATTTATGCCTAAGCTTTAAAACAGAGGAATTAAAACAGCAAGAGACACTGAATGATCTTCCAAAGGGCATACGTTCAAGCATCACTCACTACCTCTTCTTTCCGGTTGTTGAAAAAGCGTACCTTTTCCATGGAGTTTccttcaatttcatttttcaacTG AGTAAACAGGTTACAGAAATGCAGGCTGAGTATTACCCACCGAAGGAGGATGTAGTATGCCAGAATGAGGCTCCAGCAGATCTTTATATAGTGGTAACAGGAGCAGTG CATATGATAGCATGTATAGATGGAAGAGAACAC GTTTATGGAAGGGCAGGATCCGGGGAAGTGTTTGGTGAGATAGGAGTTCTATGTCGCAGGCCACAACCTTTCACTTTTAGAACCACCGAACTATCTCAGATTTTAAGCCTCAACAGAGATGTTCTAACAAACATAATTCGAGAAAACAAGGAAGACGGAGCTATTCTTATGAATAACTTTCTCCAG AAGCTAAGGCTTCATGGAAGTTCTATTCCCGGAGTGCAACATAATGATTCAGGATTAGATCTTGAAGTTTGGCTTAAGGGAAATGAGAGTCTTCCGACAAGTTGCGAGGACTACCATTTGCTTCAGAAGCAGGCAACGCATCCAATAAATGAAGGAACCCTACCAAATGAGATAGTTGAATACCATGACCACAACACCGTGAATGAGTTTTTGAGCTTTGAGCTTGAGACTAATTCAACATATACAAGCGGACATAGAGTTATTCATCCAAATGCCAATGAGCATTTATACAAGAAAGAAGGAAATCAATGCATCTGTGAACTCATGTCAAGTCAGGAGAACAGAATGGGATTACAAAAGGATCATCTAGCAGAGTACATTGGAATGAGTGCGATGATTAATGAAAGGAATTCTCAAATGCTAGACTGTAGAGAATGTTGGCAACTGTCCAAGCACCAAAAATTTCCGGAGAAAATGCCAATTTCAATACCGGGTCAAAAGAAGGGAAACTATACAGTTCAGGGCAATCCCATGAAAAGGGCTCAGAAGAGAGTCACTATACACATCCACTCTGCAAGGGCAAACAAGAGAGAACATTTTGGAAAGGTGATAAACCTGCCTTGCTCACTGGAAGAACTTTTCATTATTGGGG GTCAGAAGTTTCGAGGTCACCATCCTACCAAAGTAGTCAACCAAGAGAATGCAGAAATAGATGACATTAGCGTAGTTAGAGATGATGACCACCTGTTCCTCCTTGAGCTTTAA